Proteins from a single region of Starkeya sp. ORNL1:
- a CDS encoding IlvD/Edd family dehydratase produces the protein MDDSPNDRKTLRSQAWFGRQDKMGFYYRSFLKNSGAPQDQFEGKPVIGICNSGSELTPCNAHFGTIAEHVRYGVLEAGGFPLEFPVSSLGEVTMRPTAMLFRNLASMDVEEAIRAHPLDGVVLLMGCDKTTPALLMGAASADLPAIGVSGGPQLRGVYRGQIIGSGTNIISMSEQLRAGEITIEEFHEAEGAMNRSSGHCMTMGTASTMASMVEALGIGMPENAAIPAADARRNQLARMAGRRIVEMVREDLKPSDILTRHAFENAIRTLAAIGGSTNAVVHLLAIAGRVGIDLTLEDFDRLGRDVHCLVDLMPSGRFLMEDFYYAGGLPVVLRALGERGLLHQDALTANGRSIWENVREASCWNSEVITSFEEPFKPEAGIAILTGNLAPNGAVIKPSAASPELMRHTGRAVVFESVEEMHHAVNDDDLDIDASCIMVLKHCGPKGYPGMAEVGNMPLPAKLLRQGVRDMIRISDARMSGTAYGTVVLHVAPEATAGGPLALVRNGDLITLDVPARSLHLHVDEAELAARRAVWTPPAPHAERGYAKLYIDHVLQADRGADFDFLVGRTGSPVPRDNH, from the coding sequence ATGGACGACAGCCCGAACGACAGGAAGACGTTGCGTAGCCAGGCCTGGTTCGGCCGGCAGGACAAGATGGGCTTCTATTACCGGTCCTTCCTGAAGAATAGCGGCGCGCCGCAGGACCAGTTCGAAGGCAAGCCGGTGATCGGCATCTGCAACAGCGGGTCCGAGCTGACGCCGTGCAACGCGCATTTCGGCACCATCGCCGAGCATGTGCGCTATGGCGTGCTGGAGGCCGGCGGCTTCCCGCTTGAATTCCCGGTCTCCTCGCTCGGCGAGGTGACGATGCGCCCCACCGCCATGCTGTTCCGCAACCTCGCTTCGATGGATGTCGAGGAGGCGATCCGCGCCCACCCGCTCGACGGCGTGGTGCTGCTGATGGGCTGCGACAAGACCACGCCGGCGCTGCTGATGGGCGCGGCCTCGGCCGATTTGCCGGCGATCGGCGTCTCCGGCGGCCCGCAGCTGCGCGGCGTCTATCGCGGCCAGATCATCGGCTCGGGCACCAATATCATCTCGATGAGCGAGCAACTGCGAGCCGGCGAGATCACCATCGAGGAATTCCACGAGGCCGAGGGTGCGATGAACCGCTCGAGCGGTCATTGCATGACCATGGGCACCGCCTCGACCATGGCGTCGATGGTGGAAGCGCTCGGCATCGGCATGCCGGAGAACGCCGCCATCCCCGCCGCCGACGCCCGCCGCAACCAGCTCGCTCGCATGGCCGGGCGGCGCATCGTCGAGATGGTGCGCGAGGACCTGAAGCCCTCCGACATCCTGACCCGCCACGCCTTCGAGAACGCCATACGCACGCTGGCGGCGATCGGTGGCTCGACCAATGCGGTGGTGCATCTGCTCGCCATCGCTGGGCGCGTCGGCATCGACCTGACGCTCGAGGATTTCGACCGGCTGGGGCGCGACGTGCACTGCCTCGTCGACCTGATGCCGTCCGGCCGCTTCCTGATGGAGGATTTCTACTATGCCGGCGGCCTGCCGGTGGTGCTGCGCGCGCTCGGCGAGCGCGGCCTGCTGCACCAGGATGCGCTGACCGCGAACGGCCGCAGCATCTGGGAGAATGTCCGTGAGGCGTCCTGCTGGAACAGCGAGGTCATCACCTCGTTCGAGGAGCCGTTCAAGCCGGAAGCCGGCATCGCCATCCTCACCGGCAACCTCGCCCCCAATGGCGCGGTGATAAAGCCCTCCGCCGCCTCGCCTGAATTGATGCGGCACACCGGCCGCGCCGTGGTGTTCGAATCGGTGGAGGAGATGCACCACGCGGTGAATGACGACGATCTCGACATCGACGCCTCCTGCATCATGGTGCTGAAGCATTGCGGGCCCAAGGGTTATCCGGGCATGGCCGAGGTCGGCAACATGCCGTTGCCGGCAAAGCTCTTGCGCCAGGGTGTGCGCGACATGATCCGCATCTCCGATGCCCGCATGTCCGGCACCGCCTATGGCACGGTGGTTTTGCATGTCGCCCCCGAGGCGACCGCCGGCGGGCCGCTGGCCCTGGTGCGCAATGGCGACCTGATCACGCTGGACGTGCCGGCCCGCTCGCTGCATCTGCATGTCGACGAGGCGGAACTCGCCGCCCGTCGCGCCGTCTGGACGCCGCCTGCACCCCATGCCGAGCGCGGCTACGCCAAGCTCTATATCGACCATGTGCTGCAGGCCGATCGCGGCGCGGATTTCGATTTTCTCGTCGGGCGCACCGGTTCGCCGGTGCCGCGCGACAATCATTGA
- a CDS encoding FadR/GntR family transcriptional regulator → MSSQLVIIPARRAHSNHAEVARTIGIDIIAGRYAEGAKLPGDAELTLLFRVSRPVLRESVKTLVAKGLLSTKSRVGTVVRERAAWNMFDHDVLAWHLDAGIDKRFLRDLADIRLAVEPRAAALAAERRTTDDVAELRRSIAKMRREPSDSVGFADGDLSLHITVANASGNPFMRSIGAVIEAALRTSFLLSAPVEERERDIAIVSHERIVDAIEDRDPEAAAAAMTSVIFNGLRRHGAAG, encoded by the coding sequence ATGAGTTCCCAGCTCGTCATCATCCCCGCTCGCCGCGCCCATTCCAACCATGCGGAAGTGGCGCGCACCATCGGCATCGACATCATCGCCGGCCGCTATGCGGAGGGCGCCAAGCTGCCGGGCGATGCCGAGCTCACGCTGCTGTTCCGGGTCTCGCGTCCGGTGCTGCGCGAGAGCGTGAAGACGCTGGTGGCGAAGGGTCTGCTCAGCACCAAGTCGCGGGTCGGCACCGTGGTGCGCGAGCGCGCGGCCTGGAACATGTTCGATCACGATGTGCTGGCCTGGCATCTCGACGCCGGCATCGACAAGCGCTTCCTGCGCGACCTCGCCGATATCCGCCTTGCGGTGGAGCCCCGCGCCGCCGCGCTCGCCGCCGAGCGGCGCACCACCGACGACGTCGCCGAACTGCGCCGGAGCATCGCCAAGATGCGGCGCGAGCCCTCGGATTCCGTCGGCTTCGCCGATGGCGACCTGTCGCTGCACATCACCGTCGCCAATGCCTCTGGCAACCCGTTCATGCGGTCCATCGGCGCGGTGATCGAGGCGGCGCTGCGCACCTCGTTCCTGCTCAGCGCGCCGGTCGAGGAGCGTGAGCGCGACATCGCTATCGTCTCCCATGAGCGCATCGTCGACGCCATCGAGGACAGGGATCCGGAGGCCGCCGCGGCGGCGATGACCAGTGTGATCTTCAACGGCCTGCGCCGGCACGGCGCGGCCGGTTGA
- a CDS encoding ABC transporter permease gives MALRLPRTGTAQVVAFLAILAINWTVSPQFFDIRLQDGRLFGSLIDVFNRGAPVALLSLGMVLVIATRGIDLSVGAVMAISGAIAASLADSHALPVVLGAALGAGLLCGLWNGILVAVLGIQPIVATLILMVAGRGIAQLITEGRIVTFTSPELAWFGGGSVMGVPAAVVITFGMLIVTLVLVRFTALGLMIEATGGNAKASALAGVGTRAMTIAVYVWCGLCAALAGIIAAADILGADANNAGLWLELDAILAVVIGGTSLFGGRFSLVLAVLGALIIQAMNTGILLSGFPPEFNLVVKAVVVMVVLLMQSPRLAGLTLLMGRGK, from the coding sequence ATGGCGCTTCGCCTGCCCAGGACCGGCACCGCGCAGGTCGTCGCCTTCCTGGCGATCCTCGCCATCAACTGGACCGTCTCGCCGCAATTCTTCGACATCAGGCTGCAGGATGGCCGGCTGTTCGGCAGCCTGATCGATGTGTTCAACCGCGGCGCGCCGGTGGCGCTGCTGTCGCTCGGCATGGTGCTGGTCATCGCGACGCGCGGCATCGACCTTTCGGTCGGCGCGGTGATGGCGATCTCCGGCGCCATCGCGGCGAGCCTGGCCGACAGCCACGCGCTGCCGGTGGTGCTCGGCGCGGCGCTCGGGGCCGGCCTGCTGTGCGGGCTGTGGAACGGCATACTGGTCGCGGTGCTCGGCATCCAGCCGATTGTCGCCACGCTGATCCTGATGGTCGCCGGGCGTGGCATCGCCCAGCTCATCACCGAGGGACGCATCGTCACCTTCACCTCGCCGGAGCTCGCCTGGTTCGGCGGCGGTTCGGTGATGGGCGTGCCAGCGGCGGTGGTCATCACCTTCGGCATGCTGATCGTGACGCTCGTACTGGTGCGCTTCACCGCGCTCGGCCTGATGATCGAGGCCACCGGCGGCAACGCCAAGGCAAGCGCGCTCGCCGGCGTCGGCACCAGGGCGATGACGATTGCGGTCTATGTCTGGTGCGGCCTGTGCGCCGCGCTGGCCGGCATCATTGCGGCCGCCGATATCCTCGGCGCGGACGCCAACAATGCCGGGCTGTGGCTGGAGCTCGACGCGATCCTTGCCGTGGTGATCGGCGGCACCTCGCTGTTCGGTGGACGGTTCAGCCTGGTGCTCGCCGTGCTCGGCGCCCTCATCATTCAGGCGATGAATACCGGCATCCTGCTGTCCGGCTTCCCGCCCGAGTTCAATCTCGTGGTCAAGGCCGTGGTGGTGATGGTGGTGCTGCTGATGCAATCGCCGCGCCTTGCCGGCCTCACGCTGCTGATGGGGAGAGGCAAATGA
- the katG gene encoding catalase/peroxidase HPI → MNATTDASTGKCPVAHGTAGTQNRDWWPSQLRVDLLNLHSPKSDPLDRTFNYREEFKKLDYEALKNDLRKLMTDSQDWWPADFGNYGPQFVRMSWHSAGTYRLADGRGGGGRGQQRFAPLNSWPDNVNIDKSRRLLWPIKKKYGQKISWADLLILTGNVALETMGFRTFGFAGGREDTWEPDQDVFWGSESAWLTHRPLDKLDAPLGATEMGLIYVNPEGPGANGDPLSAAAFIRETFARMAMNDEETVALIGGGHTFGKTHGAGPESHKGPNPEAGELEAQGLGWTSDFGTGFGGDAIGSGLEVTWTQTPAQWSNHFFENLFKYEWVQTRSPAGAIQWEAKDADAVIPDAHDPSKKHKPTMLTTDLSLRVDPVYEKISRRFLENPQAFAEAFARAWFKLTHRDLGPRSRYLGPEVPREVLIWQDPVPAVDHPLIDEADAAALKARVLASGLTVSELVGSAWASASTFRGGDKRGGANGARIRLSPQKDWEANQPEQLDKVLTALARIQGEFNLNATGGKKVSLADVIVLAGNVGVEQAAKAAGHDVAVPFSPGRTDASQAETDAAAFAWLEPAADGFRNYQKAGLAVPAEVALIDKAQLLTLTAPEMTVLIGGLRAININAGEATHGILTDKPGALTNDFFVNLLDMGTQWKAASDTNDVYEGRDRKTGDLKWTGTRVDLVFGSNSILRALAEVYASSDAQEKFVTDFVAAWTKVTNLDRFDLA, encoded by the coding sequence ATGAACGCGACGACTGATGCGAGCACCGGCAAATGTCCTGTCGCCCACGGAACTGCCGGAACCCAGAACCGCGACTGGTGGCCGAGCCAGCTGCGTGTCGACCTTCTGAACCTCCATTCGCCGAAGTCCGATCCGCTGGATCGGACGTTCAATTACCGCGAGGAGTTCAAGAAGCTCGACTATGAGGCGCTGAAGAACGACCTGCGCAAGCTGATGACGGATTCGCAGGATTGGTGGCCGGCCGACTTCGGCAATTACGGCCCGCAGTTCGTCCGCATGTCCTGGCACAGCGCCGGCACCTATCGCCTCGCCGACGGCCGGGGCGGTGGCGGTCGCGGCCAGCAGCGCTTCGCTCCGCTCAACAGCTGGCCGGACAACGTCAATATCGACAAGTCGCGCCGCCTGCTGTGGCCGATCAAGAAGAAATACGGCCAGAAGATCTCCTGGGCCGACCTGTTGATCCTCACCGGCAACGTGGCGCTGGAGACCATGGGCTTCCGCACCTTCGGCTTTGCCGGCGGCCGCGAGGACACCTGGGAGCCGGATCAGGACGTGTTCTGGGGCTCCGAGAGCGCCTGGCTGACCCACCGCCCCCTCGACAAGCTCGACGCGCCGCTCGGCGCCACCGAGATGGGCCTGATCTATGTGAACCCGGAGGGGCCGGGCGCCAATGGCGACCCGCTGTCCGCTGCGGCGTTCATCCGCGAGACCTTCGCCCGCATGGCGATGAACGACGAGGAAACCGTCGCACTGATCGGCGGCGGCCATACCTTCGGCAAGACCCATGGCGCGGGCCCCGAATCCCACAAGGGGCCGAACCCGGAAGCCGGCGAGCTGGAGGCCCAGGGCCTCGGCTGGACCAGTGACTTCGGCACCGGCTTCGGCGGCGACGCCATCGGCAGCGGCCTCGAGGTCACCTGGACGCAGACCCCGGCGCAGTGGAGCAACCACTTCTTCGAGAACCTGTTCAAGTATGAGTGGGTGCAGACCCGCAGCCCGGCCGGTGCCATCCAGTGGGAGGCGAAGGACGCGGATGCCGTCATCCCGGATGCGCACGATCCCTCGAAGAAGCACAAGCCGACCATGCTGACCACCGACCTGTCGCTGCGGGTCGATCCGGTCTACGAGAAGATCTCGCGCCGCTTCCTGGAGAACCCGCAGGCTTTCGCCGAGGCATTCGCCCGGGCGTGGTTCAAGCTGACCCACCGCGATCTCGGCCCGCGCTCGCGCTATCTGGGCCCGGAAGTGCCCAGGGAAGTGCTGATCTGGCAGGACCCGGTGCCCGCCGTCGACCATCCGCTGATCGATGAGGCGGACGCTGCCGCGCTCAAGGCCAGGGTGCTGGCCTCGGGCTTGACCGTATCCGAGCTTGTCGGCAGCGCCTGGGCCTCCGCCTCCACCTTCCGTGGTGGCGACAAGCGCGGCGGCGCCAATGGCGCGCGCATCCGCCTCAGCCCGCAGAAGGACTGGGAGGCCAACCAGCCTGAGCAACTGGACAAGGTGCTCACGGCACTGGCGCGTATCCAGGGCGAGTTCAATCTCAACGCGACCGGCGGCAAGAAGGTGTCGCTGGCCGATGTGATCGTGCTGGCCGGCAATGTCGGTGTCGAGCAGGCGGCGAAGGCTGCCGGCCACGATGTCGCCGTCCCGTTCTCGCCCGGCCGCACCGACGCCTCGCAGGCGGAGACGGACGCCGCCGCCTTCGCCTGGCTGGAACCGGCTGCGGATGGTTTCCGCAACTACCAGAAAGCCGGCCTTGCGGTGCCCGCCGAGGTGGCGCTGATCGACAAGGCGCAGTTGCTGACCTTGACCGCGCCGGAGATGACGGTGCTGATCGGCGGCCTGCGCGCGATCAACATCAATGCCGGCGAGGCCACCCACGGCATCCTCACCGACAAGCCCGGCGCGCTGACGAACGACTTCTTCGTCAACCTGCTGGACATGGGCACGCAGTGGAAGGCCGCCTCCGACACCAATGACGTGTACGAGGGACGTGACCGCAAGACCGGCGATCTCAAATGGACCGGCACGCGGGTCGATCTCGTGTTCGGCTCGAACTCGATCCTGCGCGCTTTGGCCGAGGTCTACGCCAGCTCGGATGCGCAGGAGAAGTTCGTGACCGACTTTGTGGCGGCATGGACCAAGGTGACGAACCTCGATCGCTTCGACCTCGCCTGA
- a CDS encoding dihydrodipicolinate synthase family protein: MAVSKAVRPYKGVFPVAPTVFDASGELDLDGQKRAVDFMIDAGSHGLCILANFSEQFVLTDAERERVMTAVLDHVAGRVPVIVTTTHFGTAICAERSRRAEAAGASMVMIMPPYHGATIRVSEQGIYDFYRAVSDAISIPIMVQDAPVAGTPLSAPFLARMAAEIEHLAYFKIEVPQAAGKLRTLIELGGDAIEGPWDGEEAITLMADLDAGATGAMTGGGYPDGIRQITDAYFAGKRGEAMDAYQRWLPLINYENRQCGLAACKALMKEGGVIGHETVRHPLPALHPATRAGLIEVAKRLDPMVLRWGK, encoded by the coding sequence ATGGCCGTTTCCAAAGCCGTGCGTCCCTATAAGGGGGTCTTCCCCGTCGCGCCGACGGTGTTCGACGCCAGTGGCGAACTCGATCTCGACGGCCAGAAGCGCGCCGTCGATTTCATGATCGATGCCGGCTCGCATGGCCTGTGCATCCTCGCCAATTTCTCCGAGCAGTTCGTGCTGACCGATGCCGAGCGCGAGCGCGTGATGACGGCTGTGCTCGACCACGTCGCCGGGCGGGTGCCGGTCATCGTCACCACCACGCATTTCGGCACCGCGATCTGCGCCGAGCGCTCGCGCCGCGCCGAGGCGGCCGGTGCCAGCATGGTCATGATCATGCCGCCCTATCACGGCGCCACCATCCGTGTATCCGAACAGGGCATCTACGATTTCTACCGCGCCGTCTCCGACGCGATCTCGATCCCGATCATGGTGCAGGACGCGCCCGTCGCCGGCACGCCGCTCTCCGCGCCCTTCCTCGCCCGCATGGCGGCGGAGATCGAGCATCTCGCCTATTTCAAGATCGAGGTGCCGCAGGCGGCGGGCAAGCTGCGCACGCTGATCGAGCTCGGTGGCGATGCCATCGAGGGGCCTTGGGACGGCGAGGAAGCGATCACTTTGATGGCCGACCTCGATGCCGGCGCCACCGGTGCCATGACCGGCGGCGGCTATCCCGACGGCATCCGCCAGATCACCGACGCCTATTTCGCCGGAAAGCGCGGAGAGGCGATGGACGCCTATCAGCGCTGGCTGCCGCTGATCAATTACGAGAACCGCCAATGCGGCCTCGCTGCCTGCAAGGCGCTGATGAAAGAGGGCGGCGTGATCGGGCACGAGACCGTCCGCCACCCGCTTCCTGCTCTGCACCCGGCGACGCGGGCCGGGCTGATCGAAGTGGCGAAGCGGCTCGATCCCATGGTGCTGCGGTGGGGCAAATGA
- a CDS encoding sugar ABC transporter ATP-binding protein, giving the protein MAVPIDRGPSPSEPLLEVRGLAKSFAGVRALDGVDFTLRAGEIHALLGENGAGKSTLIKTVTGVVARDAGTVRLDGVEIAPRSAQEAIAAGIATVYQEVNLLPNLSVAQNLFLGRQPTRFGFVREGEMRHRATELLKEFGLDIDVAAPLGDYSVAVQHITAIARAVDMSARVLILDEPTASLDAHEVEILFRVMRHLARRGIGIVFVTHFLDQVYAISDRITVLRNGRLVGERETAALPRIELVRMMLGRELVEVTAERIHQPIDTQQAPYAAFSGFGKAGYLAPFDLTLRPGEVVGLAGLLGSGRTETTRLVFGAERADSGAATIEGQVVRLHSPREAVQHGFGYCPEERKTEGIVAELTVRENIVLALQAKRGFMQPLSRREQDEIARRFIRLLDIRPPDPERPIGLLSGGNQQKALLARWLATAPRLLILDEPTRGIDVGAHAEIIRLIRQLCADGLALLVVSSELEEIVTYADQVIVLRDRAHVATLEGEAINVSSILAAIAATEPAAA; this is encoded by the coding sequence ATGGCAGTACCGATTGATCGTGGTCCTTCCCCGTCCGAGCCCCTGCTCGAAGTGCGCGGGCTCGCCAAGAGCTTTGCCGGCGTGCGCGCGCTCGACGGCGTCGACTTCACGCTGCGGGCGGGCGAGATCCATGCGCTGCTCGGCGAGAACGGCGCCGGCAAGTCGACCCTGATCAAGACCGTGACCGGCGTCGTCGCTCGCGACGCCGGCACGGTGCGGCTGGATGGCGTCGAGATCGCCCCGCGCTCGGCCCAGGAGGCGATCGCGGCCGGCATCGCCACCGTCTATCAGGAGGTCAATCTGCTGCCGAACCTCTCGGTGGCGCAGAACCTGTTCCTCGGCCGGCAGCCGACGCGCTTCGGCTTTGTGCGCGAGGGCGAGATGCGTCACCGCGCTACTGAACTGCTGAAGGAGTTCGGTCTCGATATCGATGTTGCCGCGCCGCTCGGCGACTATTCGGTCGCGGTGCAGCACATCACCGCCATCGCCCGCGCCGTCGACATGTCGGCGCGCGTCTTGATCCTAGACGAGCCGACCGCGAGTCTCGACGCCCATGAGGTCGAGATATTGTTCCGGGTGATGCGCCATCTCGCCCGGCGTGGCATCGGCATCGTGTTCGTCACCCATTTCCTCGACCAGGTCTATGCCATCTCCGATCGCATCACCGTGCTGCGCAATGGCCGCCTGGTGGGCGAGCGGGAGACCGCGGCGCTGCCGCGCATCGAGCTGGTGCGCATGATGCTCGGCCGCGAGCTGGTGGAAGTGACGGCCGAGCGCATCCATCAGCCGATCGACACCCAGCAGGCGCCCTATGCGGCCTTCAGCGGTTTTGGCAAGGCCGGTTATCTTGCGCCGTTCGACCTCACGCTGCGCCCCGGCGAAGTGGTCGGGCTCGCTGGCCTGCTCGGCTCGGGGCGCACCGAGACCACGCGGCTGGTGTTCGGCGCCGAGCGGGCCGATAGCGGCGCCGCGACGATCGAAGGGCAGGTGGTGCGGTTGCATTCGCCGCGCGAGGCGGTGCAGCACGGCTTCGGCTATTGCCCGGAGGAGCGCAAGACCGAGGGCATCGTCGCCGAACTCACGGTGCGCGAGAACATCGTGCTGGCGCTGCAGGCCAAGCGCGGCTTCATGCAGCCGCTGTCGCGCCGCGAGCAGGACGAGATCGCCCGCCGCTTCATCCGGCTGCTCGATATCCGCCCGCCGGACCCGGAGCGGCCGATCGGCCTGCTCTCCGGCGGCAACCAGCAGAAGGCACTGCTCGCCCGCTGGCTCGCCACCGCGCCACGCCTCTTGATCCTCGACGAGCCGACGCGCGGCATCGATGTCGGCGCCCATGCGGAGATCATCCGGCTGATCCGCCAGCTCTGCGCGGATGGGCTGGCGCTGCTCGTCGTTTCATCGGAGCTGGAGGAGATCGTCACCTATGCCGACCAGGTGATCGTGCTGCGCGATCGCGCACATGTCGCGACGCTGGAGGGGGAGGCGATCAATGTCTCGTCGATCCTCGCGGCGATCGCCGCCACCGAACCGGCCGCGGCGTGA
- the yjfF gene encoding galactofuranose ABC transporter, permease protein YjfF, producing the protein MNRLLPVLVTTCVFIAGFIICSVQFPNFASTRVVANLLTDNAFLGIVAVGMTFVIISGGIDLSVGSVIGFTTVFLALAIERFGVPPFAAFALILVICAVFGAAMGAVIQYFEMPPFIVTLAGMFLARGASFLMSTQSIPINAPLYSDLAAYAIRLPGGGRLTVIALVMLAVFAFGIVLLHFTRFGANVYALGGSRTSTALMGVKVGPTTIRIYMLSSVLAGLSGIVFSLYTSSGYSLSAVGVELDTIAAVVIGGTLLTGGYGFVFGTFIGVLIQGLIQTYINFDGTLSSWWTKIATGILLFAFIAFQQAMVGLAKRSGSRPAGVALP; encoded by the coding sequence ATGAACCGCCTGCTCCCGGTGCTCGTCACAACCTGCGTCTTCATCGCCGGCTTCATCATCTGCTCGGTGCAGTTCCCGAACTTCGCCTCGACGCGGGTGGTGGCCAACCTGCTGACCGACAATGCCTTCCTCGGCATCGTCGCGGTGGGCATGACCTTCGTCATCATCTCCGGCGGCATCGACCTCTCGGTCGGCTCGGTGATCGGCTTCACCACGGTATTCCTGGCGCTCGCCATCGAGCGCTTCGGCGTGCCGCCGTTCGCCGCCTTCGCGCTTATCCTCGTCATCTGCGCGGTGTTCGGCGCGGCGATGGGCGCGGTGATCCAGTATTTCGAGATGCCGCCCTTCATCGTCACGCTGGCCGGCATGTTCCTAGCCCGCGGCGCCAGCTTCCTGATGTCGACGCAGTCGATCCCGATCAACGCGCCGCTCTATTCCGACCTCGCCGCCTATGCGATCCGGCTGCCCGGGGGCGGGCGGCTGACGGTGATCGCGCTGGTCATGCTCGCGGTCTTCGCCTTCGGCATCGTGCTGCTGCACTTCACCCGCTTCGGTGCCAACGTATATGCGCTCGGCGGCAGCCGCACCTCCACCGCCCTGATGGGCGTGAAGGTCGGGCCGACCACGATCCGGATCTACATGCTCTCCAGCGTGCTGGCCGGCCTGTCGGGCATCGTGTTCTCGCTCTACACCTCGTCCGGCTATTCGCTCTCGGCGGTCGGCGTCGAACTCGACACCATCGCCGCGGTGGTGATCGGCGGCACGCTGCTCACCGGCGGCTACGGCTTCGTGTTCGGTACCTTCATCGGCGTGCTGATCCAGGGGCTGATCCAGACCTACATCAATTTCGACGGGACGCTTTCCAGCTGGTGGACCAAGATCGCGACCGGCATCCTGCTGTTCGCCTTCATCGCGTTCCAGCAGGCCATGGTCGGGCTGGCAAAGCGGTCGGGCAGCCGTCCCGCAGGAGTTGCCCTCCCATGA
- the ytfQ gene encoding galactofuranose ABC transporter, galactofuranose-binding protein YtfQ yields MNLKALLAATALSTTALAFSAQAADLTIGFSQIGSESGWRAAETSVSKSEAKKRNITFKIADAQQKQENQIKAIRSFIAQGVDAIFLAPVVSTGWDSVLKEAKEAQIPVVLLDRDIDPSGKDLYLTAVTSDSVHEGEVAGQWLAKTVGTKPCNVVELQGTVGASVATNRKKGFDTAIASHSNIKVVRSQTGDFTRAKGKEVMESFIKAEGGGKNICAVYAHNDDMMVGAIQAMKEAGLKPGKEVLTVSIDAVPDIFKAIAAGEANATVELTPNMAGPAFDAIVAYKAKGTVPPKWIQTDSKLYTAADDPQKIYDSKKDLGY; encoded by the coding sequence ATGAACCTCAAAGCCCTGCTTGCGGCCACCGCCCTCTCGACCACCGCCCTGGCCTTCAGCGCCCAGGCCGCTGACCTGACCATCGGCTTTTCGCAAATCGGCTCGGAGTCCGGCTGGCGCGCCGCCGAGACCTCGGTCTCCAAGTCCGAGGCCAAGAAGCGCAACATCACTTTCAAGATCGCCGACGCCCAGCAGAAGCAGGAGAACCAGATCAAGGCGATCCGGTCCTTCATCGCCCAGGGCGTCGACGCCATCTTCCTGGCGCCGGTGGTCTCCACCGGCTGGGATTCGGTGCTGAAGGAAGCGAAGGAAGCGCAGATCCCGGTAGTGCTGCTCGACCGCGACATCGATCCCTCGGGCAAGGACCTCTATCTGACCGCGGTGACCTCCGACAGCGTGCATGAGGGCGAGGTCGCCGGGCAATGGCTGGCCAAGACCGTCGGCACCAAGCCGTGCAACGTGGTCGAGCTCCAGGGAACGGTCGGCGCCAGCGTCGCCACCAATCGCAAGAAGGGCTTCGACACCGCCATCGCCAGCCACTCGAACATCAAGGTGGTGCGCAGCCAGACCGGCGACTTCACCCGTGCCAAGGGCAAGGAAGTGATGGAGAGCTTCATCAAGGCCGAAGGCGGCGGCAAGAACATCTGTGCGGTGTATGCGCACAATGACGACATGATGGTCGGTGCCATCCAGGCGATGAAGGAAGCCGGGCTGAAGCCGGGCAAGGAGGTCCTCACCGTCTCGATCGACGCGGTGCCGGACATCTTCAAGGCGATCGCCGCCGGCGAGGCCAATGCCACCGTCGAGCTGACCCCGAACATGGCCGGTCCGGCGTTCGACGCCATCGTCGCCTACAAGGCCAAGGGCACGGTACCGCCGAAGTGGATCCAGACCGACTCCAAGCTCTACACGGCAGCGGACGATCCGCAGAAGATCTACGACAGCAAGAAGGACCTTGGTTACTGA